The Episyrphus balteatus chromosome 4, idEpiBalt1.1, whole genome shotgun sequence genome includes a window with the following:
- the LOC129919679 gene encoding protein Gemin2, giving the protein MDLESFQQKALEVRQPDSDFDPDIIPQNGEEFLMKVIYERKHCPAVLVKPAPQGKHSKPNTVTIPEINEMDSVSDVSPSSLRPTVQWKDAQAEDFIGVMQKIENMRKQHNTENATDIVQLPLTDDENEWEAFCRKNTPLLSTILRIDQRLLEKVLEFESEWLSDDDGQDNVDVDLCGKDQWLGAWIYSSLACLRMPLEPDVHSILRDIAKTCIRLRNKLGAEDVEKAVPYNLFILIICKVFDQLDLAEFI; this is encoded by the exons atggactTGGAATCATTTCAACAAAAAGCATTAGAAGTTCGTCAACCCGATTCTGATTTCGATCCCGATATAATACCACAAAATGGTGAAGAATTTCTAATGAAAGTTATCTACGAGCGAAAACATTGCCCAGCTGTTTTAGTAAAGCCTGCTCCACAGGGTAAACACTCAAAACCAAACACCGTTACTATTCCAGAAATTAATGAAAtg GATTCTGTTAGCGATGTCTCACCGAGTTCATTGCGTCCAACTGTTCAATGGAAAGACGCTCAAGCTGAAGATTTTATTGGTGTCatgcaaaaaatcgaaaatatgagaaaacaacataatacag aaAATGCCACTGACATTGTTCAATTGCCTCTTACCGATGACGAAAACGAATGGGAAGCATTTTGTCGCAAAAACACTCCTCTGCTCAGTACAATCCTTCGAATTGATCAGCGTTTGCTGGAGAAGGTTTTAGAATTCGAATCAGAATGGTTGAGTGATGATGATGGGCAGGATAATGTCGATGTAGATCTTTGTGGAAAAGATCAATGGTTGGGTGCTTGGATTTATTCGTCTTTGGCTTGTTTGCGAATGCCTTTGGAACCAGATGTACATAGTATTTTGCGTGACATTGCCAAGACTTGCATTCGACTTAGGAATAAACTTGGAGCTGAAGATGTTGAGAAAGCTGTgccatataatttatttattttgattatatgCAAAGTCTTTGACCAGCTGGATCTGgctgaa